The sequence below is a genomic window from Colletotrichum destructivum chromosome 4, complete sequence.
GGCTTGGTAAGCCGTCGTGCGGTAGATGTATGGCGTGCCCCAGAAGCAGGATAAGAGGATGACGCTGACAGTGAACTGGGAGTATAGCTGAGGTTTTACGAAGGTTAGACATCCAAAAAGACACTTGGAGAACGACGGTCCACTCACCCAATCCCAGGTGTACAAGATCATGGGCTGGTGCCCTTGGATACGCTGGAAGCACCTCGCGTTCTCACTGGCGGCCGCCAACAAGATGGAGTAGTCGTCAAGCGTGGGAACGACGATCTCATTTTGATACAGACAGCAGATGCTGTAGTTGTACAGCATCAGCATGGAAATCGGGTGGCAGACGGTGGCCTCATTGACGTTGCTCGCGACGAGCGGTATCATTGCCTTCCAGTTGTCCAACTCTGCTTTGATGGTCTGCAAGCTCTGAGCCCGGAACTCGGGTTGTCCGttcatcttcttcagctGCAACCAGTGCCGTCGGATCTTTGCTTGTATGCGCTGGATGTTGAACGCGTGCTCAAAGTTGGCATCATCGAATCCGCCGCCAAAGGTGAGCAAAGTGCCTTTGTCCCAAACCTGACAATGTTATTCAGGCAATGGTTACCAAAGATTTCATCATCTCTACGGAGTCATTACCTTTTCGTCCCAGGAACTCGCGATTTCTGGACAGTGTCTGTTCCATACATTCGAGGAGTATTCATAGAGCACATAAGTATACTTCATCAAAGCGTTTTTGTCCGGACTTTCCACAGATGCCGCCTGTGGATGACAGTCGGTAGAATCCAAAGAACACTCCGGCTCGTAGGCAGCTAGCCTCTGGCCCAATTTCGAAAGAGCATCATTCATAGCGTCATGAAGGTGGTAGGGATCGGGGAAGTGCAAAgcaccaacaaccaacagCATGTATGCTTTTGTTGGTATATCGTTGGGTTGTTGGATAGTGTCTAGAAAGTACTGGCCAAGGGCTTGATCGAATAGAGTCTTTGACCGTGCGATGTGTGGACAATTCCGGTCAGAGAAGCTGCTATATGTGGCACCTATTGCGCAGACCATCCGTACCAGAAACGACTGGTAAGCATGGGGCGGCGCTCGTTGTTCGACACAGATTTGGAACCATTCAGCTACAGTCCTTTCGTCTAGAATTTTCCAGTTTGGGTGAACAAATTGAAAGTAGCTGTCGAAGTCGACCCTTCGAAATAGGCCGGTCCCGTCTCCGGAGGGGGCACTGGGTAGAGAGTTGCTTTGGTGTAGGCCGATAGGTTGTCGAAGCATCCCACAGAAAACATCTGGCGATGGGGAGTTGTCGGCAAAAGATTGTCTACTCTATCATAAGCTGAGCCGGCAAACTGGGAGAATCAGTCCTTCCAACCTACCCTCTGAGAAGTGTGTCAGCGTTTTTGATCAAAACACGATCGGGAGAAGGTCCAAGAGCACCATTTGACGGAGAGGCCGAAGATTCGTGAAAATTACCCTGGGAAAGATACTCGGGTGTCGAAATGCCCTGGAACGAATGCTGGCTCGAAGATACCCCAGCCGACGATGGGTTCGGATTCCCCTGTTTCCTGAGCAATGTCATACAGCTGGCCAGATTCTTCTCGACCTGCGCGAGGCGTccctcgaggcccttgacGTATTCCCACGGAACCGAAGACGCGTCTCTCGGCTTTCTTTCCTGGAAGCGGACGCAGTCTGAACCGGCGCGTCTACACTCGCTACATTTCGGGAGGGCGTGGTCGCATTTTTTCTTCCTGTGTCGGCACCGTATGCAAGCAATCGATGGCACTTCGCCTGGAGATTCTTTCCGTACCATGTTCGATTCCTTGGGTTCCTCTGCTGGGGAAAGCAACTTGGACTGTGATAGCCGGCAGTGTCTACGCGACGGGTGGGGCGACGGTTCGCTTGGTATCAAAACATAGAAAACAGCAATGTTGATGCTGTGGTCGTCGAGATTGTGAGATGGAagaatgatgatgatggatgacgAATTTTCCACGGAGCCCAACGCCTCTGGAAGAGGCAGCATTGGATGGTGGTATCAGATAGTGTCACCGTTAGGGTGGGCTGGGCAGGAGGAGCAGGGCTAGGCAAGGAGAGCAAAGACTAGCTGGTGACCCCCCCTAGAATGCCCGCTTGGTTGATCCGATCCGTTGAGTGTGGCCTCTCAGGAATAGACTACATAGATTCGAAAACCCCGCGCAGGATTTCAGCATCATATCAAGCTGTGGACCTGATAGGCGGCCTGTTGTGGGCAGTGCTCGCCCTGTTACCAGCCAGAGCATAACTCGTGTATACCCGGCACGCCACGATGATGCCCCAAGGACTTTTGTGTTTGAATTGTATGTCAGGATAGTAACGAGACTTGGTCAAAGCTGGGGTTAGCGTCTATTGGGTCATGGTTTGTCTGATGTCGAGAATCCGTGCCACGTCGAGAGGGCCGCTTCAAGGCTGTCGACCCTCCGCCACTCTGGGACCATCAAAGTCTTGCGACCCCCTGCATTTCCACCCGAGTGTCAAGCACCTCCACCGCCAAATAACATTTGAGGCCGTCCTCCAATATCAGGCAGTGCCCTACCCTGGACGATCTCAAAGGGGGCTAGCACTGGCCTCAAGCTTCAAGAGGGTTGAAGTTCGGGTCGGCACAGTTCTTCTGCCTGTCGGTAATTCCTATCCTCCCTTGCCGATGGCTTTCCCCGCCCTCTTTATCTACCCGGATTACGATACGGGATGCGAAGTAACGAATGGGAGTATAGTCTTGCGAGATTAGATGGTTGACTAGAAAACCTTACCAGTTATCGCAACGATTCAGTCCAGCTATAAAACTCAGGCCACTTTCAAGAAGCAAAGTTTCATCATGGGTGGTATGTATACTCTATAAACATGGGTGGCAGAACCTTGACCGGCTCCGGATCGAATCAAGCATGACTATAGTCAGCCTAGTCTCTGCACTCTGACGGCTGCTGGGAACATCGTCGTAAGGGAGCGCGGTGTTTGAGCCCCTGAACCCGCGAACGGATGAGTGGGTGGTTGGTGTATTTTTGGAAAAAATACCAACCTCTCTTGTCACTTCGGACGCTGAAACGCTTGCAAACCTCCTGGAATAAGGATACTTCATTCGAACCGGTCACATTCTGACGACGCAAAACACAGGTTGCGACACGGTTCTACTCCTTGGGCTGACCTGGATCAGATCGATCAGACTGCAGAGATTTGGCGGGCCAAACTATCGGCCGATTGCCCCACAAATCGCCGGTATTGGCTCATTTTCGTCGGACTCAAAGTCCGACACAACAAACAttaacaacaacaacgacagcaagagaaggggaaggaatGACAAAGAAAGTAGCAGCCTCCCTTGGGTCTGTCTGGCTTGGCTTGAGTCAAGAGTCAGGAAAGTAAATCACCATTGGCGTCCCACATTACGGCGCCAGCTGCTGGCCGCAAAGAAGAAACCGGAGTCCGGACCCCAGCATGCCCGTAGCCCGACCGACTCGCTGGTCATTGGATATAAACTTTCAGTTCTTATTTCAGTCTCAACCACCTCCCACATCCCAAACCCCCTTCATCCGACCTCGTGAAGGCTTCGATAGCTGCATCGGTGGCCAAGCCTATTGAAACCGACGAATTTTCCGCGGACTCCGTACAGGGATGAGGCGCTGGGTCTTCTACCACCCACTCGGTCCTAGAATCATGTGTAGGTGCGCCTTCCCGACAAACAGATTGACTCAAGTATGGAGTGGTCGAGCGGGAGAGTCCAAGCGCATCTCGGTCTCGGTTCAAGTAGAAATAAGCTTAGTCTTTGCGATACCGCGCCTCTTTAGGTCATAGAGTTCCGTCCCACGTGCGTGCTTCCCGACTGTCCTGTGTCGTTTGTCGTGTGCCGTCTTTCCACATTCGTCATCTGCCTGCCCGTGAGCCGTAGAAAGTAACTGGTCGCCTCGTTCTGGGGCAGGATTTCGGACTGTCTCAGAAAACTCGCTCGTCTTGCCCTCTTGTTGGTTCCATTTTGACAGAATCTAACGCGCTGAATCCACAAAGTATGTTTACGCATCAGTCACATAGTTagtttgtttgtttgttctGTACTGGATTGCAGGCATTTAGTTGTTCATAATTTCCCCTGCTGCTGGACAGACACTGAAGATGCTGTTTATGGATTATCTACCATCGATTTATGAAAACATCTTCCCAATCAAAAGTCACATAAGGTGAACTCGGCCTGAGCTACTTAGATAGCCTGTTCACGCTGGGGCTTATGAGTGGCAGTGCTTCAACCTTATTTTCTGCCCCACTGGGCGTACCATGAGGCCGTTCTCAGGTACGATTCACCACCAGACAGCTGGAGAGACAATCGAAGCAAATGCAAAAAGAGATGCCTGCACATTCTTTCGAAAATGATAAAGTTAATTATCGTTCGAGGCACGAGATGCATTTCGCTGTTCCAGTGCGATCGTTGAGGGGATAGTTTGTCTACCGTGGTTTTCCAATCCGGCGTACTTAAGCGACTATGAGAGGGACGGACAGCAATCAGCAGACAGCCCCGTTGGTGACGAATCAAGAGCGGATTCGAGCATTGGCTTGGATCTCATGCAATACTCATCAAGAACACCAGAAGCCCACCTGGCGCTGTACTTGATGCGGCCAGTTGTCCTTGAGGGAGGCGCATATGCGTGCCAAAAGGAGAGCATGCAAGTAGTCGCCCGCAATCGCAGAGCATGTGTTTCAAGCCCGAATCGAAGCTAACACAGCCAGAGTTTAATTGTTGCCAGGCTACCCCAAGCGCGTCATAACCAAAGTATCCGTTACCCGAAAGGCATAGATCCCTTACCCGAAAGGCATACCTCATTCAGCTAGGGAGACACAAGACAGCAAACGGTCCAGGCTAGCTGTAAAAGGCTTCTCAAAGGTGCCTGCCCCCATCCCCACACAAGTACCTCTTCAGATGAGTTTTCACGATTCAAGTATTTGCGAGGTACGTTAGGTAGGAAAAGGTCCGAACGAACAACCATCGACGAACGCCAATCCTTGTAGATGTTGCCTAACGAATGATGGGGGACGGAGACACAAAGCCAAGGTGGCTCCTGCTGAGGCTGCACATATGCATAATGAAGACAAAAACCCGCAATACGAAAACAGGTAACGAATGGAATCGGGCTTCCCATGAGTCGGTTTCACTCCAAGTCATCGAATGATTACACACTGCAAGAGGCCCGAGGCATTCAATTGCACCATGCACAACGATGCTTCGGAGGAGGGTTTGGGAGAGCTGCTACTTGAGAAGAGGTTCTCCGACCCCACGAGAACTCGGTGCGATTTTTGACAGAGTGGTTTCATCGACATTTGGCGATGACGTGCGTCATTTCGTGAATCTGACGTGTATGATCTCGGCACACCGGACGAGAAGATTAGATCGGCATCTTCCCGAAAATCAcgcttgcttgcttgctcgGATGCGTTGCCGATATCGGGCTCGTTAACCTGATTAGCAGCAACTAACGTGCACCCGATTGTCTCAATCTCAGAAGCCCACCGGCTCCGGTCTCCGGAGCGGGGATACGTGCAGGTTCCGGACTAGTCAATCTGCTCCGGACGGGCTATCCGAAATGCCCCTTATCAGCATACACCGGCTTTCGGGCCGCCACAGCGGAAAATGAAGCCGGCTGAGGACACCGACGACGTTCTTCATGTGTAAAAGTGGCTTCCACCAGGGCAACAACAACCATGCCGCTGATAAGCATGGTTCAAGATTCCACCAAATGCTTGACTGTGCCGCTGATATCGGAATTGGCGCCGACAACGCTGGCGTCTCTGCGTGTACATATAAATCTTCGCTCTTCGGGTAAAAGAAGAGACAAGAATAAGGACTTGTGCAGTTCAACTTCCAAGCTAGTGTTACGGCAAATCACTTTTCCTCGTTCCCCAGTTGGAGATAATAGGCGGGTTTTACTACAGCAATCATGCAGAAAATCAAACCTGTCGGTTGGGTGAGAACACTACTTCAAAGCCCAGCCCGAGATCATCTAGTCTGACCGCGGTTTAGTATGGCCTCGGGTCCATGGGTCTACCAATGGCCGTCAACCTGCATCGGAAACTCCAATCGCACGGAGCCCGTCTTACTTTTTCAAATCGCACCATTTGTAAGGGCGCAACACTGGAAGAAGCCGGTGCTACAGCAAAGAAGAACATAGTAGAGGTGGCGCAAGTATGCGACGACATCTTCACTATGGTAAGTACAAGTTCCTTTGCCCGTGCATACGTGGCTGACACTCGACAAGGTATCAGCGGACGCCGTTCTTCTGTCGCTTATTGAGGAGCTCCTGGCCAGCGGCATCGACTTGACGGACAAGACATTTATCGACTGCTCCACGATCCACCCCGACACGGCGTTGGCCGTGTCAGAAACCTTGCGAAAGGCCGGCGCCAACTTTGTCGCCGCCCCGGTTTTCGGGGCAAATCCGGTCGCTCAGGCCGGGAGGCTGATATTTGCCATGGCCGGGCCCCGAACCACCGTCGAGCGTCTTGAGCCGCTCATCATCGACGTCATGGG
It includes:
- a CDS encoding Putative zn(2)Cys(6) fungal-type DNA-binding domain-containing protein, with product MLPLPEALGSVENSSSIIIILPSHNLDDHSINIAVFYVLIPSEPSPHPSRRHCRLSQSKLLSPAEEPKESNMVRKESPGEVPSIACIRCRHRKKKCDHALPKCSECRRAGSDCVRFQERKPRDASSVPWEYVKGLEGRLAQVEKNLASCMTLLRKQGNPNPSSAGVSSSQHSFQGISTPEYLSQGNFHESSASPSNGALGPSPDRVLIKNADTLLRGQSFADNSPSPDVFCGMLRQPIGLHQSNSLPSAPSGDGTGLFRRVDFDSYFQFVHPNWKILDERTVAEWFQICVEQRAPPHAYQSFLVRMVCAIGATYSSFSDRNCPHIARSKTLFDQALGQYFLDTIQQPNDIPTKAYMLLVVGALHFPDPYHLHDAMNDALSKLGQRLAAYEPECSLDSTDCHPQAASVESPDKNALMKYTYVLYEYSSNVWNRHCPEIASSWDEKVWDKGTLLTFGGGFDDANFEHAFNIQRIQAKIRRHWLQLKKMNGQPEFRAQSLQTIKAELDNWKAMIPLVASNVNEATVCHPISMLMLYNYSICCLYQNEIVVPTLDDYSILLAAASENARCFQRIQGHQPMILYTWDWVSGPSFSKCLFGCLTFVKPQLYSQFTVSVILLSCFWGTPYIYRTTAYQAPDALQAVEDCELTLARFAQRWEAAEIYLETFQLILSFQTPGHQSDTITGEGENTGIGDCDVEANREPARCRAYSDVLKKRRLRTTLVGFHFQLEVMVPHKGQEEAAASGLHLNVGGMETSTCEPLAGPILDAAITLSPSHAKHLMVSTTIGSVLLAAVLR